A stretch of DNA from Prochlorococcus marinus str. SB:
GCATTACTTATAAATTGCGTAAGAATAACTGTAGATACAAAAATTACGACTAATGCAAAATAAAGAGGCATTCCGTTAAGGGCAAAGTTTAGATTAACAGCAATTACATCTGCTAATCCAGTTATCTGCATAGCTACACTAAAACACGATAAAGATCCCAGCAATAAAATAACGTCTAACCTGATTGATTTTTGTATCTCTGCAGGTCTTAAACATCCACAAGCAACCATTGCAATCACTGCCAAAAGAACTGAACCTACTAATGGAATATTAGAAACCGAAGGCAAAACCACCATTCCTATTGCAATTGCAATCGATATAGGTTTTTTTATCAAAAAAGGTAAGTCATCTTCGAATTGATCTAAAATAAGCAAATCATTACTAGCTTGCAAACCTCTTATTGAATCTAGCGGTGCTTGCAATAATAAAACATCTCCGGCCCTTAAAACAGCTTGGCCTAATCTCTCCTGAACAGTTTGCTGCCCTCTTCTTAATGCTAAAACTGTTGCATTATGACGCTGCCTAAATCTTAATTCTCTCAAACTTGCACCGGCTAAAGTTGAACCAGCAGGTAACAAGGCTTCAAAGGTCTTAGTACCTTCATCATCTGAGAAAAAATTAACCCCATCGAACGATGTTTTGTTTTCTCCTAACAAAATAGTATGTTCCTGCTGCAGCCTAAATAAGTCTGCCCTTGTAACGCGGATTATTAATCTATCATTAGGTTCAATCTTTCTATCAGCCAAAGGAGGAAGAATAACTTTTCCATTTCGTTGCAATTCCAGAACATCAACGTCAAATCGTCTTTGCAATCTACTATTTCTGACAGATTGACCAACTAATTCTGAAGTAGAGGGAATAGTAACTTCGGTAAAATATATATTCATATCACCATTTTTAATAAACTCCTTATCTCTCCCTCTATCTGGTAAAAGCATGTCAGAAACTAGAATCATATAGGTTGTACCTATCAGCCATACAGGAATTCCTATTGAAGTCAAACTAAATAATTCCAAACCTCCGTAACCTAATTGTTGACTAATATCGCTTACAAGAAGATTTACTGAGCTACCTAATAATGTGAGAGTTCCTCCGAGTAAAGTAGCAAAAGAAAGAGGTAATAAAACTTTTGATGGTGATATATTTCTTCGCTCGCACCAACTTTCAATTAAAGGTAACAAAGATGCTACTACTGGAGTATTAGGTACAATTCCAGATATTGGAGCGATCAAAAAAGCTATTAAAGAAATTAATTTCCTTGGAGTTCGAATACTTTCAGAAGAAATCAATTCTCTTACTCTGTCTAAGGCACCACTTTTAAATAATGCTGAGGAAACTGCAAATAAACCCATAAGGGTAATTAAAGAAGGGCTACCAAATCCAGCTAAAGCT
This window harbors:
- a CDS encoding SLC13 family permease → MNLIAVVSNNFDAFITVVVLIMSIILFIRNTIAPELTGLLCVGIFISTGVLSPEKALAGFGSPSLITLMGLFAVSSALFKSGALDRVRELISSESIRTPRKLISLIAFLIAPISGIVPNTPVVASLLPLIESWCERRNISPSKVLLPLSFATLLGGTLTLLGSSVNLLVSDISQQLGYGGLELFSLTSIGIPVWLIGTTYMILVSDMLLPDRGRDKEFIKNGDMNIYFTEVTIPSTSELVGQSVRNSRLQRRFDVDVLELQRNGKVILPPLADRKIEPNDRLIIRVTRADLFRLQQEHTILLGENKTSFDGVNFFSDDEGTKTFEALLPAGSTLAGASLRELRFRQRHNATVLALRRGQQTVQERLGQAVLRAGDVLLLQAPLDSIRGLQASNDLLILDQFEDDLPFLIKKPISIAIAIGMVVLPSVSNIPLVGSVLLAVIAMVACGCLRPAEIQKSIRLDVILLLGSLSCFSVAMQITGLADVIAVNLNFALNGMPLYFALVVIFVSTVILTQFISNAASVALILPVAIEFSNVLEISPSALIMLVLFGASQSFLTPMGYQTNLMVYGPGRYRFFDITKYGAGLTLIMSLTVPALIILNYG